In Ogataea parapolymorpha DL-1 chromosome I, whole genome shotgun sequence, the following are encoded in one genomic region:
- a CDS encoding Protein UPS2, mitochondrial, with amino-acid sequence MKVFNSTQFYNYSWDYVSAANWCKYPNELSTHVVGVDVLRREFDPDKGTLTTERLITCKQPIPRWLMFLVGGQDKSYVREVSVIDRNQRTLTMRSCNLTMCKLLRVYETVVYRPDPVSPVTRTRFDQVAEITAFASLRQLCDKLEDWSVERFGQNARKGKLGFDSVLKNLEEQWHGLADKTQILLDEVNEKTNDVMSGVNEKTGALAKVFGYRN; translated from the coding sequence ATGAAGGTGTTCAATTCGACGCAATTTTACAACTACTCGTGGGATTATGTAAGCGCTGCCAACTGGTGCAAGTACCCAAACGAGCTGAGTACTCATGTCGTGGGCGTTGATGTTCTTCGTCGGGAATTTGATCCGGACAAGGGCACTTTGACCACAGAACGCCTTATCACATGCAAACAACCTATTCCACGCTGGCTGATGTTTCTTGTTGGCGGACAAGACAAGTCGTATGTGAGGGAGGTGTCGGTGATTGACCGGAACCAGCGGACCCTGACCATGCGGTCTTGCAACCTAACCATGTGCAAGCTTTTGAGAGTCTACGAGACGGTGGTTTACAGGCCAGACCCTGTGTCTCCGGTCACGCGTACGCGGTTTGACCAGGTGGCCGAGATCACTGCCTTTGCCTCTTTGCGCCAGCTTTGTGACAAGTTGGAGGACTGGTCGGTTGAGCGGTTTGGCCAGAACGCGCGCAAAGGAAagcttggatttgattcagtcttgaaaaatttggaGGAACAGTGGCACGGACTTGCCGATAAAACGCAGATTTTACTTGATGAGGTTAACGAAAAAACAAACGATGTCATGTCAGGAGTCAACGAGAAAACCGGGGCTTTGGCGAAAGTATTCGGATACAGAAATTAG
- a CDS encoding Ubiquinone biosynthesis protein COQ4, mitochondrial, with the protein MPLVKPQVAPSRQFFTLAFTAASQLYKSTSLADQLERGEIHRGPNHDELLARKKAPLFVRPEPNYPQHVPLYGFEKALLFAGSAIGAFFHPERNEFIVALGESTAFPYFLKQLKVQMLNDPVGRQILKERPYITSESLNLAKLKQYPDNTLARAYVDWLEKEGVSPDTREPVRFIDDEELAFIFQRYRQCHDFYHAITGLPIVREGEIALKLFEFLNLKIPFAGLGALFAPIPIKRAQRSRLFNIYYPWALKNSFTCKPLINVYWEKILDRDVDQLRNELGIEKPPDMRQLRKAKITTL; encoded by the coding sequence ATGCCACTAGTTAAACCCCAGGTGGCGCCTTCGCGCCAGTTCTTCACACTGGCGTTCACGGCCGCATCTCAGCTTTACAAGAGCACGTCTCTAGCGGATCAGCTGGAGCGCGGCGAAATCCACCGAGGTCCAAACCATGACGAACTATTGGCCAGGAAGAAGGCCCCACTGTTTGTCCGGCCTGAGCCCAATTATCCACAGCATGTGCCATTGTACGGGTTTGAAAAAGCTCTGCTATTTGCTGGATCTGCAATTGGCGCCTTTTTTCACCCCGAGAGAAACGAATTCATTGTTGCTCTTGGAGAGTCTACTGCATTCCCATACTttctcaagcagctcaaagTGCAAATGCTGAACGATCCAGTTGGCCGTCAAATTCTCAAAGAACGCCCCTACATAACCTCCGAGTCCTTGAATCTGGCCAAGCTCAAGCAGTATCCGGATAATACACTGGCAAGAGCCTATGTTGACTGGCTTGAGAAGGAAGGGGTGTCCCCAGACACCAGAGAACCTGTCCGATTTATCGATGACGAGGAACTAGCATTCATTTTCCAGAGGTACCGCCAATGCCACGATTTCTACCATGCAATTACAGGACTGCCTATTGTCAGAGAAGGAGAGATTGCATTGAAATTATTTGAATTCCTCAACCTCAAGATCCCGTTTGCAGGATTGGGTGCTCTTTTTGCCCCAATTCCAATCAAAAGAGCCCAGCGAAGCCGCCTGTTCAACATATACTACCCCTGGGCCCTGAAAAACAGTTTCACCTGTAAACCTCTCATCAACGTCTATTGGGAAAAGATTTTGGACCGCGATGTGGACCAACTTAGAAACGAGCTCGGCATAGAGAAACCACCCGACATGAGACAATTAAGAAAAGCTAAAATCACTACGTTATAA